One genomic region from Candidatus Bathyarchaeia archaeon encodes:
- a CDS encoding STT3 domain-containing protein — MGTNQASKKERIINAIKSLGKLRPKLSHTSIMTIAALTLILFIAFAIRLFPIRWEIDPTTGKTNLLLSEFDPYFQYRFTEKIVKDGFISWAIENEGKGWIDYQRWYPQGFYVAKAAFPGLPMTAAFLYKIVSMLGIGVDLMSFCSLFPAIMGALACLAMYFLGKDFGGKPVGLLAALFFALEPSYIQRTSVGFFDDETIGIISLILFAFLFLRAIEENRHISSTVKYALATGAVLGYFCAGWGAAYYPIGVITLFTFILLVMRRYTRKLLLVYGLTFGFGLLIAINVPKLSPNYLLTSAILPVAAVFGLLCLAEVITNMKTAKWKVISVMVFLALILGSIIALWYTGYMQGIAGKFISVLNPFTREASPLVESVAEHRISAWGSIYYEFGIIIIFFIIGLFFILGNLNNRNVFLLVFGLTSLYFACSMVRLFVLMAPAFSLLAAIGISGLLKPFVMLLKEPPRISFKKKFKPEHVGKEFSGIAVFLIFLMLMVNLAFPMPRVYTQAYTPTTISGGSLSVSPQYLSTPVREWIDMLYWMRTRLSPNTVVCSWWDYGYWMTVLGNVTSLADNATINSTQIENIGFIFMANETQAMRMLKLYNASYILVFTTIRADTGEWVNAGGDEGKWVWMAAISGKARERFIDNGFVPADEMWNEKLDDVRTIFGNYTLGTNWIDTNKNGQPESGELQPNIRGQNTTIYKLMRYAVESWKQKHGKGGSTIELLYFTPEYIAGLDNDGSKYGGIVPLVCLYKINWEKYYSEHPSG; from the coding sequence ATGGGAACAAACCAAGCCTCCAAAAAAGAGCGAATAATCAACGCAATCAAAAGCCTTGGAAAACTTCGCCCAAAATTAAGCCACACATCAATAATGACTATCGCGGCTTTAACACTTATACTCTTCATAGCCTTCGCTATACGCTTATTTCCAATACGATGGGAAATAGACCCAACAACTGGAAAAACGAATCTATTGCTGTCAGAGTTTGACCCATACTTCCAATACCGCTTCACAGAAAAAATAGTCAAAGATGGCTTCATCTCATGGGCCATAGAAAACGAAGGAAAAGGATGGATAGACTATCAAAGATGGTATCCTCAAGGTTTTTACGTGGCCAAAGCCGCCTTTCCAGGGCTTCCAATGACAGCAGCCTTCCTCTACAAAATAGTTTCAATGCTCGGCATTGGCGTAGACCTAATGAGCTTCTGCTCGCTATTCCCAGCCATCATGGGAGCACTGGCATGCCTTGCCATGTACTTCCTTGGAAAAGACTTCGGCGGCAAACCAGTAGGCTTACTGGCTGCGCTATTCTTTGCTTTAGAACCATCCTACATACAACGGACATCAGTGGGCTTCTTTGACGATGAAACTATTGGCATAATCTCCCTCATACTTTTCGCCTTCCTATTCCTAAGGGCTATTGAGGAAAATAGGCACATCAGCTCAACCGTAAAATATGCCCTTGCCACTGGAGCAGTTTTAGGCTATTTCTGCGCCGGGTGGGGTGCAGCCTATTATCCTATAGGAGTCATAACCCTATTTACGTTCATTTTGCTGGTTATGAGGAGGTATACACGAAAACTTCTTCTTGTTTATGGCTTAACTTTTGGATTTGGTTTACTCATCGCTATAAATGTTCCAAAGCTTTCACCAAACTATCTATTAACAAGCGCTATCCTACCAGTTGCCGCCGTTTTTGGACTGCTCTGCCTAGCTGAAGTTATCACTAACATGAAGACAGCTAAATGGAAAGTTATATCTGTCATGGTTTTCTTAGCCCTCATTCTCGGCAGCATCATAGCACTCTGGTATACAGGCTACATGCAAGGCATAGCTGGAAAGTTCATTTCTGTTTTAAATCCGTTCACCCGTGAAGCTTCTCCCCTTGTTGAGTCTGTGGCTGAACATAGGATATCTGCATGGGGCTCCATATACTACGAGTTCGGCATCATAATAATCTTCTTCATTATCGGGTTATTCTTCATTTTAGGAAACTTAAACAACAGAAACGTATTCCTACTCGTTTTTGGTTTGACATCGCTTTATTTCGCATGTTCAATGGTGCGGCTGTTTGTGCTTATGGCTCCAGCCTTTAGCCTTTTGGCCGCCATTGGGATTAGCGGGCTTCTGAAACCTTTTGTGATGCTGCTGAAGGAGCCGCCGAGAATAAGTTTTAAAAAGAAATTTAAACCGGAACATGTTGGAAAGGAGTTCAGTGGCATAGCGGTGTTTTTGATATTCTTGATGTTAATGGTGAACTTGGCTTTTCCAATGCCAAGGGTTTACACGCAAGCTTACACGCCTACAACAATATCTGGAGGAAGCCTTTCTGTGTCGCCTCAGTATCTAAGCACGCCAGTAAGGGAGTGGATTGACATGTTATATTGGATGAGAACAAGATTAAGTCCAAACACCGTTGTGTGCAGCTGGTGGGATTATGGATACTGGATGACTGTTTTGGGTAATGTTACTTCACTAGCAGATAACGCCACAATAAATAGTACTCAAATAGAAAACATAGGTTTTATCTTTATGGCTAATGAGACACAAGCGATGAGGATGTTAAAACTTTACAACGCATCCTATATCCTTGTTTTCACAACCATTCGCGCTGACACAGGGGAATGGGTAAATGCTGGCGGCGATGAGGGCAAGTGGGTTTGGATGGCAGCCATATCAGGAAAGGCACGTGAACGCTTTATAGATAATGGCTTCGTTCCAGCAGATGAAATGTGGAATGAGAAACTTGATGATGTTAGAACAATATTTGGAAACTACACTCTTGGAACAAATTGGATAGACACCAACAAAAATGGTCAGCCAGAAAGCGGTGAACTACAACCGAACATTAGGGGACAAAACACGACAATTTATAAGTTGATGCGGTATGCGGTTGAAAGTTGGAAGCAAAAGCACGGTAAGGGCGGTTCAACAATTGAGCTGCTTTACTTTACACCAGAATATATTGCCGGGCTGGATAATGATGGAAGCAAGTATGGCGGCATCGTTCCGCTTGTTTGCCTCTACAAAATTAACTGGGAAAAATATTATAGCGAACATCCAAGCGGGTAA
- a CDS encoding AAA family ATPase: MPLLQKITTSCKVLDEALEGGFPIGEISLIYGEAETAKTTLAIQCAVGCAKQGCKTFFVDCDGTFSARRLSQIASGDTEKVAELIILARPKSFKEQALVIDQLANYITKGFGLVVIDTATFLYRMEVAENPEKTFELNRELNRQMALLAQTAKTQKVAVLVLSQVRSVFDEAYVDVEPVATRVLKFWANTIIAMKPTENPKVVRITIEKKGKMTESFSCCLKISEKGLCELPQQHEG; the protein is encoded by the coding sequence ATGCCATTGCTACAGAAGATAACGACAAGCTGCAAAGTGCTTGACGAAGCCCTCGAAGGCGGCTTTCCCATAGGTGAGATCAGCCTAATATATGGAGAAGCGGAAACAGCAAAAACAACTTTGGCAATTCAATGTGCAGTGGGCTGCGCTAAACAAGGGTGCAAAACATTTTTTGTTGACTGTGATGGTACATTCTCCGCCAGAAGACTTTCACAAATAGCATCCGGAGACACTGAAAAAGTGGCGGAGCTCATAATTCTCGCAAGACCTAAAAGCTTTAAGGAACAAGCACTTGTCATAGACCAGCTAGCCAACTATATAACCAAAGGCTTCGGTCTCGTTGTCATAGACACCGCAACCTTCTTGTACCGAATGGAAGTGGCGGAAAATCCGGAAAAAACATTTGAGCTTAACCGTGAATTAAATAGGCAGATGGCTTTATTGGCACAAACTGCAAAAACGCAGAAAGTAGCAGTTCTAGTCCTAAGCCAAGTTAGAAGCGTTTTTGACGAAGCCTATGTGGATGTTGAACCCGTCGCCACAAGAGTGCTAAAGTTTTGGGCAAACACAATAATTGCAATGAAACCAACAGAAAATCCAAAAGTTGTTAGGATAACCATAGAGAAAAAGGGAAAAATGACTGAATCATTCTCATGTTGCTTAAAAATAAGTGAAAAGGGGCTGTGTGAGCTTCCCCAACAGCATGAAGGTTAA
- the topA gene encoding DNA topoisomerase I, with amino-acid sequence MVCAGMGKYAFIITEKPDAAQRIASALDLKGKPKKMEENGVPYYIAERDKQIIVVPAIGHLYTVAEERSGRNYYPVFSFRWVPRYMAERGAKQIRVWLETISKLAKDADTYIDACDYDIEGSIIGYCILKYACGNKEGIAKRMKYSTLTKEELEKSYAELLPKLDFALIEAGRTRHEIDWLYGVNLSRALTIAAKDWSGKYATLSTGRVQGPTLRFLVAREKAIRSFVPTPYWQIRAEIEIDGQIFEAEHEKEIIETKKEANAVVDACKGKDGVVEKIEVKQFQQMPPTPFDIGALQSEAYSLFGYTPRRTLDIAQRLYLDALISYPRTSSQKLPPAINYEAILKSLSGVPEYRKLAAELLAKKELKPNEGKKEDPAHPAIYPTGNLPERVLEEPERRIWDLVVRRFMAVFEEPAIRQSLKVCINVDGQRFFLRGRQTLKDGWLRFYEPYVRSEEVLLPKLMEGQKLKVRRIILEDKFTKPPPRYNPGSLLKRMEEAGIGTKATRADIIQTLYDRKYVRDERMVVTDLGFEVLEVLKRHCPPIVSIELTRKLEERMDKIQASEEKRENVLLDAIEILKPVVEGLKAKEKTIGEQLSNAIKRARLEERIVGPCPLCGSGMLMILYSRKTGKRFIGCTNFFKKQCNAAFPLPQRGTVRPLGRNCRGCGWPTVQVRIKGRRPWNLCFNPKCPLKEERRAVEMRNMQ; translated from the coding sequence ATGGTCTGTGCTGGCATGGGAAAATACGCATTCATTATTACGGAGAAGCCGGACGCCGCTCAGAGGATAGCTTCAGCTCTTGACTTGAAGGGTAAACCCAAGAAAATGGAGGAGAATGGGGTTCCCTACTACATAGCCGAGAGGGATAAGCAGATAATTGTTGTTCCGGCTATTGGGCACTTGTATACTGTTGCAGAGGAGAGAAGCGGGAGAAATTATTATCCGGTTTTCAGTTTCCGATGGGTTCCTCGTTACATGGCGGAGAGGGGTGCAAAACAAATCCGTGTTTGGCTTGAAACAATCTCTAAGCTTGCCAAGGATGCTGACACATACATTGATGCATGCGACTACGACATTGAGGGGAGCATAATCGGCTACTGCATACTGAAGTACGCATGCGGCAACAAGGAAGGCATTGCAAAAAGAATGAAGTACTCTACGCTGACCAAAGAGGAGCTGGAAAAATCCTATGCGGAGCTGTTGCCCAAGCTTGACTTCGCCCTCATAGAGGCTGGAAGAACAAGACACGAAATCGACTGGCTTTACGGCGTCAACCTTTCCAGAGCTTTAACAATAGCCGCAAAAGATTGGAGCGGAAAATACGCCACACTAAGCACTGGAAGGGTGCAGGGTCCAACCTTAAGGTTTCTTGTTGCCAGAGAAAAAGCGATAAGAAGTTTTGTGCCTACGCCTTACTGGCAGATTAGGGCTGAAATTGAAATAGACGGGCAGATTTTCGAGGCTGAACATGAGAAGGAAATAATTGAAACTAAAAAAGAGGCTAACGCGGTAGTAGACGCTTGTAAAGGGAAAGACGGCGTAGTTGAAAAAATTGAGGTTAAACAGTTTCAGCAGATGCCGCCAACGCCCTTCGACATTGGTGCATTGCAAAGCGAAGCCTACAGCCTATTTGGCTATACGCCTCGAAGAACTTTGGACATCGCCCAACGCTTGTATTTGGACGCCTTAATATCATATCCCAGAACAAGCAGCCAAAAACTCCCACCAGCAATAAATTATGAGGCAATACTCAAAAGCCTAAGCGGAGTTCCCGAATACAGAAAGCTTGCGGCAGAACTCCTAGCCAAAAAGGAGCTTAAACCCAACGAGGGGAAAAAAGAGGATCCAGCACACCCAGCCATATACCCTACTGGAAACCTTCCTGAAAGAGTTCTGGAAGAGCCTGAAAGGCGAATATGGGACCTCGTTGTTAGGAGGTTTATGGCTGTTTTTGAAGAGCCAGCTATAAGGCAAAGCCTAAAAGTTTGCATAAATGTTGATGGGCAAAGGTTCTTTTTGAGGGGAAGACAAACATTAAAGGATGGTTGGCTGCGCTTCTATGAGCCATACGTGAGATCTGAAGAGGTTCTTCTGCCAAAACTGATGGAAGGACAAAAACTTAAGGTTAGAAGGATTATATTAGAAGACAAGTTCACGAAGCCGCCTCCACGGTACAATCCCGGCAGTTTGCTCAAAAGGATGGAGGAGGCAGGCATTGGGACGAAGGCAACCCGCGCGGACATAATACAAACCCTATATGACCGAAAATACGTCCGAGACGAAAGGATGGTTGTGACGGATTTAGGCTTTGAGGTTCTCGAAGTCCTCAAAAGGCACTGTCCACCGATTGTTTCAATCGAGCTGACGAGAAAGCTTGAAGAGAGGATGGACAAGATTCAAGCCAGCGAGGAGAAACGCGAAAACGTCCTATTGGACGCCATTGAGATTCTAAAGCCTGTCGTTGAAGGGCTTAAGGCTAAGGAGAAAACCATAGGCGAACAGTTGAGCAACGCGATAAAGAGGGCGAGGCTTGAAGAGAGAATTGTGGGGCCATGCCCACTTTGTGGGTCCGGCATGCTTATGATACTTTATTCGAGGAAAACTGGAAAGCGCTTCATTGGATGCACAAATTTCTTTAAGAAGCAGTGTAACGCCGCCTTTCCACTTCCACAGAGGGGAACTGTTCGCCCCCTTGGAAGAAACTGCCGCGGATGCGGTTGGCCAACAGTTCAGGTTCGTATTAAGGGTAGGCGCCCATGGAACTTATGTTTTAATCCAAAATGCCCATTGAAAGAGGAGAGGAGAGCGGTTGAAATGCGTAATATGCAGTAG
- a CDS encoding CDP-2,3-bis-(O-geranylgeranyl)-sn-glycerol synthase: MNTIAELVAEAIKFIFPAYCANAIPVLAGGGLPIDLGRKFFDGKPIFGKNKTFRGFISGLIIGTAVGFAEAAVFQEYNSIGYFGFLLSLGALLGDLAGAFIKRRLGIPPGGLLPIVDQVDFVVGALIFAFPLRVLSLELMLAVLIITPPLHMATNFAAYKLGLKSSPW, translated from the coding sequence ATGAACACAATTGCAGAGTTGGTTGCCGAAGCCATAAAATTCATATTTCCAGCCTACTGCGCCAACGCTATTCCAGTGCTCGCCGGCGGAGGCTTACCCATCGACCTTGGAAGAAAATTTTTCGATGGAAAACCAATCTTCGGGAAAAACAAAACTTTCAGAGGCTTCATCTCTGGACTAATTATTGGAACGGCTGTTGGCTTCGCAGAAGCAGCAGTTTTCCAAGAATACAACAGCATAGGTTATTTTGGTTTCCTACTTTCACTGGGCGCCTTACTCGGCGATTTAGCAGGAGCCTTCATAAAAAGGAGATTAGGGATACCGCCGGGCGGACTTCTGCCAATAGTGGACCAGGTGGACTTTGTAGTGGGGGCTTTAATATTCGCTTTTCCGTTAAGGGTGTTATCCCTTGAGCTTATGTTGGCTGTACTTATTATAACGCCGCCACTGCACATGGCAACAAACTTTGCAGCCTACAAGCTTGGATTGAAAAGTAGCCCATGGTGA
- a CDS encoding Clp1/GlmU family protein, with the protein MDINVAVGKTLLVDGPASVTLVSGKAEVFGYTLRNMEKVVIRDGKRMPFYVKEPATFNVSLGENANVEEVEGNTIPPSWDKAYEELSTIQIRPATALVLGTVDSGKTSFCTYLVNRLLNEKHKVAILDGDLGQSDIGPPCTLAYAFVSRHVTDLFNLEAKNAFFVGVTSPSRAIEKVIYGLTLLKSEILGSNPDFVIVNTDGWVEGEDAVNYKVQLIEKINPSIIYCIQQNEKLRPLLEAVKGFKTVVMDSPQTIKQRSRDKRRSLRELGYIKYLKNSKVQSIPMSWLKIESEEILVPGKNFMDRRREREIYDLLGMKPLYMVELKDKLYVVIGRNRWINPENIKRTEEILGKRVVVTFKGDEKGLLLALYNDAGRFLGIGILREIDYRKKVVKIFTPVSSGISTVIFGRVRLDENLKEVAPPLIEESAKPL; encoded by the coding sequence ATGGACATAAACGTTGCGGTTGGAAAAACCTTGCTTGTCGATGGACCAGCGTCTGTTACGCTGGTTTCTGGAAAGGCTGAGGTTTTCGGCTACACGCTACGAAACATGGAAAAAGTCGTAATAAGAGACGGGAAAAGAATGCCCTTCTATGTGAAAGAACCAGCAACTTTCAATGTATCACTTGGCGAGAACGCAAACGTTGAAGAAGTTGAGGGAAACACCATTCCCCCCTCATGGGACAAAGCCTATGAGGAGTTATCAACCATCCAGATAAGACCAGCAACAGCCCTAGTCTTGGGAACAGTGGATTCTGGAAAAACAAGTTTCTGTACATACTTAGTAAATAGGCTGTTGAATGAAAAGCATAAGGTAGCCATTCTCGACGGCGATTTGGGACAGTCGGATATTGGGCCTCCATGCACGTTGGCTTATGCCTTTGTGTCGCGGCATGTTACAGACCTCTTCAACCTAGAGGCAAAAAACGCCTTCTTCGTAGGTGTAACATCGCCTAGCAGAGCCATAGAAAAGGTAATTTACGGGTTAACATTGCTGAAAAGTGAAATTTTAGGCAGTAACCCGGATTTTGTCATTGTGAATACTGATGGTTGGGTGGAGGGGGAAGACGCAGTAAATTATAAGGTTCAGCTTATAGAGAAAATCAATCCAAGCATAATCTACTGCATACAACAGAACGAAAAACTGAGACCGCTTTTGGAGGCTGTTAAGGGCTTTAAAACAGTGGTTATGGATTCCCCCCAAACCATAAAACAGAGAAGCAGAGATAAACGCAGAAGCCTCCGAGAGCTGGGCTACATAAAATACCTGAAAAATTCAAAGGTTCAATCCATACCTATGAGCTGGCTTAAAATTGAAAGCGAAGAAATTTTGGTCCCGGGCAAAAACTTTATGGACAGGAGACGGGAAAGGGAGATTTACGATTTGCTGGGAATGAAACCTCTGTACATGGTCGAGTTGAAAGACAAGCTATACGTGGTTATTGGAAGAAACCGATGGATAAACCCTGAAAACATAAAACGCACTGAAGAAATTCTTGGCAAGAGGGTTGTGGTTACATTTAAGGGCGATGAGAAGGGCTTGCTCCTAGCCCTATACAACGATGCGGGAAGGTTTCTCGGAATAGGCATTTTAAGGGAAATCGACTACAGAAAAAAGGTTGTGAAAATCTTCACACCAGTCTCTAGTGGCATATCAACAGTCATTTTCGGAAGGGTGAGGCTGGACGAAAATCTGAAAGAAGTTGCACCTCCGCTAATAGAGGAAAGCGCCAAACCACTATAG
- the gcvT gene encoding glycine cleavage system aminomethyltransferase GcvT, translated as MRKTQLYEIHKKTAKMTEFAGFEMPLWYKGITEEHLSVRNSVGVFDVSHMGRVIITGKDAVSFLNYVITNDVTALTPNSALYSVMCNENGGIIDDFVVSRIEEEKFLLVPNATNREKDFNWLIKNAEGFNVKIEDVSDKAAMFAVQGPNAEKTLQKICTADLSKIERFKCTTAKLAGADVFLSRTGYTGEDGFEVYLWNAPLDKPENAVKVWNAILEAGKPFGIEPCGLGARDTLRLEAGLCLYGNDIDEDTTPLEARLGFVVKFQKDNFIGKNALLKQKEEGVKRRRVGLQMMEQGVPRQGFKIYNEKGENIGHVTSGTFSPLLKFGIAMAYIQAQQAQEGNIVNIEIRGKMAKAKIVPFPFYDTERYGYKRHPHKTI; from the coding sequence GTGCGGAAAACCCAGCTCTACGAAATACATAAGAAAACAGCGAAAATGACCGAGTTCGCCGGATTCGAAATGCCCCTATGGTATAAGGGGATAACGGAAGAGCATTTATCAGTGCGAAACAGCGTTGGCGTTTTCGATGTTTCTCACATGGGGAGGGTGATTATAACCGGAAAGGACGCCGTAAGTTTCCTAAATTATGTTATAACCAACGACGTGACAGCGTTAACGCCGAACAGCGCCCTCTATTCAGTTATGTGCAACGAAAACGGCGGAATAATCGACGACTTCGTGGTAAGCCGCATCGAAGAGGAAAAGTTTCTGCTGGTCCCAAACGCCACAAACAGAGAAAAAGACTTCAACTGGCTAATTAAAAACGCTGAAGGATTCAACGTTAAAATCGAAGACGTTTCAGACAAAGCGGCAATGTTCGCCGTTCAAGGACCAAACGCTGAAAAAACCCTACAGAAAATCTGCACAGCAGATTTAAGCAAAATTGAAAGATTCAAATGCACAACAGCCAAGTTGGCAGGCGCAGATGTCTTCCTATCTAGGACTGGTTACACAGGCGAGGACGGCTTTGAAGTTTATCTGTGGAACGCGCCCCTAGACAAGCCAGAAAACGCCGTAAAAGTGTGGAACGCCATTCTAGAGGCTGGTAAGCCCTTCGGAATAGAACCTTGCGGCTTAGGTGCAAGAGACACATTGAGGCTTGAGGCTGGACTATGCCTATACGGAAATGACATAGACGAAGACACAACACCATTAGAGGCAAGACTAGGCTTCGTGGTAAAATTCCAAAAAGACAACTTCATAGGGAAAAACGCCCTTTTAAAGCAAAAGGAGGAAGGAGTCAAACGAAGACGAGTTGGGCTACAAATGATGGAACAGGGCGTACCAAGACAAGGCTTCAAAATATACAACGAAAAAGGCGAGAACATTGGGCATGTGACCAGCGGAACCTTTTCGCCACTGCTTAAATTTGGCATAGCAATGGCTTACATACAAGCACAGCAAGCCCAAGAGGGAAACATAGTAAACATTGAAATCCGCGGAAAAATGGCCAAAGCAAAGATTGTGCCATTCCCATTCTACGACACCGAAAGATACGGATACAAAAGACATCCGCATAAAACTATTTAA